The genomic DNA CAACTGTCATGAGGGTCCTGCGCCCGCACCCACACCCACTCTCGCTGGCGTGGAGCTGGTGAAGGTAGGTGAGCAATGCGGCATTCAGGCTGGCGGCGCCATGTGCGCTAACAACCTCTGTTGCAGTCAATTCGGTTTCTGCGGGCTCGGCGCCCAGTACTGTGGCGTTGGCTGTCAGAGCAACTGCCATGGGAGCCCCACCACTGTGGAACCGGTGAAGGCAGTTCAACGGTGCGGCATCCAGGGCGGTGGTGCCTTATGTGCCAATGGCCTCTGCTGCAGCCAGTTCGGCTTCTGCGGGCTCGGCGCCAAGTATTGTGGCATTGGCTGCCAGAGCCAGTGCTTGGGGCCATGACTGGTGGGAAAGCCGAGAGGCGACCCATGAGTCCATGACATCGCATATTCGCATGCATGTTTTCTACTACCGGAACGAGCTATATCTTGTGCCACTACTATATGTCCTAGGTATTTACATGGGGGCTGAGTTATGCGTGTTCATGGCGAGGCCTCTGGGTGTGAGTGCGCGCTGATGAGTGTGTTTGAGTGGGTGTGCTCTGCTGAGCCTGGGATGGCATGTTGACACGGGCAACGGCGAGTGGCCGTGCATGTAGCGAAGAATAAAATGGATAAACAGAAAATATATCCgcaagtcttttttttttcaaacacaaCAGACTCACGGTGTGGGACAAATTCCTCGTTGTGTCCAGATGCTGTCAGTGTGTCCTCGACTCGCTAATACATAGTATATATACATACCCGGGCTTCACAGCCGGGTGCAAGCAGGCCGGCTTCTCTTCCGGAGCTAGCACAATCATCAGTTCACCCGGGCCATCCAGAGCCCACTCAGGCCTATCCCAATGCTGGGTCTTATCTTTGGGCCTTGGGCTGATGTGGCAGGGAAGAGGTGATGTGGCAGTCAATTAAATGAGCCAAAGGCAAGACCTAGGTCTTAATCAAGATCCAAGGTCTTCAAAACTACCGATACAGTAAGACCTGATTTTATTCTCCCAACCCTGGGTCTTAAGGTGGGTCTTCCCACTCAGGACCTAACCTCAAGACCCAATGCATTGGGAATGTTGGGTTTTAAGTTGAGTCTTCCCACACAAGACTCAACCTCAAGACCCAATGCATTGGGAGTGGCCTCATGAGTCGTGAGCAACCACGACGGGTCACCGGGATCGGTCTGGATAGGTCCAACACCAGTGAAATGCATTTATCAGTTCACTATGGACGTGCCGCCACTGGTGCACCGGATCTCCTGGTAGCCGCCGGTTGGGGGCTTGGGGCTGT from Panicum virgatum strain AP13 chromosome 7N, P.virgatum_v5, whole genome shotgun sequence includes the following:
- the LOC120680986 gene encoding root-specific lectin-like; this translates as MAENSPKRIIATAGLAAKILVLTALALVYLAAAAEAQAVPTCGIQVGGAVCGDGRCCSRFGYCGSGPAYCGFGCQSNCHEGPAPAPTPTLAGVELVKVGEQCGIQAGGAMCANNLCCSQFGFCGLGAQYCGVGCQSNCHGSPTTVEPVKAVQRCGIQGGGALCANGLCCSQFGFCGLGAKYCGIGCQSQCLGP